In Paracoccus aerodenitrificans, the following are encoded in one genomic region:
- a CDS encoding IS5 family transposase (programmed frameshift): MSNLFWLTDAQMERLKPYFPKSHGKPRVDDRRVLSGIIFINRNGLRWCDAPTDYGPAKTLYNRWKRWSENGTFARIMVGLAAESAEHNTIMIDATYLKAHRTASSLRVKKGGGGRQIGRTKGGMNTKLHAVTDAKGRPIGFFMSAGQVSDYTGAAALLNSLPEADWLLADRGYDADWFRDALKNKGIKVCIPGRKSRKKPVKYDKRRYKRRNRIEIMFGRLKDWRRVATRYDRCPETFFSAILLAATVIFWL; the protein is encoded by the exons ATGAGCAACCTTTTCTGGCTGACTGACGCGCAGATGGAGCGTCTGAAACCCTATTTCCCGAAATCCCACGGCAAGCCACGCGTTGACGACCGGCGTGTGCTGAGCGGCATAATATTCATCAATCGTAATGGCTTGCGATGGTGCGACGCGCCGACGGACTACGGCCCCGCCAAGACGCTCTACAACCGCTGGAAGCGCTGGAGCGAGAACGGGACCTTCGCCCGGATCATGGTGGGCCTCGCCGCCGAGAGCGCCGAACACAATACGATCATGATCGACGCGACCTATCTGAAAGCGCACCGCACGGCCTCGAGCCTGCGGGTCAAAAAAGGGGGCG GCGGGCGCCAGATCGGGCGAACGAAAGGCGGCATGAACACGAAACTGCACGCCGTCACCGACGCGAAGGGCCGGCCGATAGGGTTCTTCATGTCCGCCGGACAAGTCAGTGATTACACCGGGGCAGCGGCACTTCTGAACAGCCTGCCGGAGGCGGATTGGCTGCTGGCCGATCGGGGCTATGATGCCGACTGGTTCAGAGATGCCTTGAAAAACAAGGGAATAAAGGTTTGCATCCCGGGTCGGAAGTCGCGCAAGAAACCCGTCAAATACGACAAGCGGCGCTACAAACGCCGCAACCGCATCGAAATCATGTTCGGCCGACTCAAGGATTGGAGGCGCGTCGCCACCCGATACGACCGTTGCCCCGAGACCTTCTTCTCTGCAATCCTGCTCGCCGCGACCGTCATCTTCTGGTTATGA